The proteins below are encoded in one region of Myxococcaceae bacterium JPH2:
- a CDS encoding IS3 family transposase — translation MPKSRPPYPPEFRERVVKRMKAGRSGKSLEREFGCTEQSIRNWRKQLEGSDSGAPSSNGESRPVARASSATSDERAELERLRREVRELREERDILKSCGPVRAGVRGDAQAAYRLVKANQAVHGITTLCRVLEVSESGYHAWRTRLPSKRAVADTGLSERMRAIHAMSDGTYGVPCIHADLAAEGVHIGRKRVARLMRAAHLAGVSRRKWCVTTTRDERARPAPDLVDRKFVDPGPDQLWVADITYIPTHAGFLYLAIVLDAWSRKVVGWAMAGHLKTELVVRALDMAVRRRQPQNVVHHSDQGTQYTSIGFGLRCKEGGVRPSMGSVGDAYDNALCESFFATLECELLARRRFTSHAEARMAAFRFIEGWYNPFRRHSALDYESPSGYEKKHRAAA, via the coding sequence ATGCCGAAGTCACGCCCCCCATACCCACCGGAATTCCGCGAGAGGGTCGTCAAACGGATGAAGGCCGGCCGGTCCGGCAAGAGTCTCGAGAGAGAGTTTGGATGCACCGAGCAGAGCATCCGGAACTGGAGGAAGCAGTTGGAGGGGAGCGACAGTGGCGCCCCCAGCAGCAACGGCGAGAGCAGGCCAGTTGCCAGGGCGAGCAGTGCCACCTCGGATGAGCGCGCTGAACTCGAGCGGCTGCGGCGCGAGGTGCGGGAGCTGCGCGAGGAGCGCGACATCCTAAAAAGCTGCGGCCCGGTTCGCGCAGGAGTCCGTGGCGACGCCCAGGCGGCGTACCGACTCGTGAAGGCGAATCAGGCCGTCCATGGCATCACGACGCTCTGCCGTGTCCTTGAGGTTTCCGAGAGCGGCTACCACGCGTGGCGCACGCGCCTGCCCTCGAAGCGCGCGGTCGCGGACACGGGCCTCAGCGAGCGCATGCGCGCCATCCACGCGATGAGCGACGGCACCTACGGCGTGCCGTGCATCCACGCTGATCTCGCGGCAGAGGGCGTGCACATCGGACGCAAGCGCGTCGCCCGTCTCATGCGAGCAGCGCATCTCGCGGGCGTCAGTCGCCGCAAGTGGTGTGTCACCACGACGCGCGACGAGCGCGCACGCCCTGCGCCCGACTTGGTCGACCGCAAGTTCGTGGACCCTGGACCCGACCAACTCTGGGTTGCCGACATCACGTACATCCCGACGCACGCCGGCTTCCTCTACCTCGCCATCGTGCTCGACGCATGGAGCCGCAAAGTCGTCGGCTGGGCCATGGCTGGCCACCTCAAGACGGAGCTCGTCGTGCGGGCACTCGACATGGCAGTGAGGCGGCGTCAGCCCCAGAACGTCGTGCACCACAGCGACCAAGGGACGCAGTACACCTCGATTGGCTTCGGGCTTCGGTGCAAGGAAGGCGGCGTGCGCCCCTCCATGGGCAGCGTTGGCGACGCGTACGACAACGCGCTGTGTGAGAGTTTCTTCGCCACGCTCGAGTGCGAATTGCTCGCACGCCGCCGTTTCACGTCTCACGCCGAGGCACGGATGGCCGCCTTCCGCTTCATCGAGGGCTGGTACAACCCATTCCGTCGTCACTCCGCGCTCGACTACGAGTCGCCCTCTGGCTACGAGAAGAAGCACCGCGCTGCCGCTTGA
- a CDS encoding DUF1266 domain-containing protein, which produces MLPKILFFLRTLKSFQTNPKVNLPPQQLFGILLGAVNAEQITAYWNSLETGVPKLRLRTGLSEWWGIYNRQTAAAQVEKLLSSGHRVAFDAALRRLTNVSPDQWEQVAKSSGEALSNLGASLASLKEDKTTFTAEDLARGTLAWDLGRAVVITRMSYDLKLLDESQAWAFIARASEHARAEFSSWEQWGKSYLLGRAMWNGSEDGMLSGLASITADCQVAPEGPWTKLAWQTGSAQDSEHASTLGT; this is translated from the coding sequence TTGCTCCCGAAGATCCTGTTCTTTCTGCGGACCCTCAAGTCGTTCCAGACGAACCCCAAGGTGAACCTGCCGCCGCAGCAGCTCTTCGGCATCTTGTTGGGCGCGGTGAATGCAGAGCAAATCACCGCTTACTGGAATTCGCTGGAGACCGGCGTGCCGAAACTGCGGCTCCGGACGGGGCTCAGCGAGTGGTGGGGTATCTACAACCGACAAACTGCGGCAGCCCAGGTGGAGAAGCTCTTGAGCTCGGGCCACCGTGTGGCCTTTGACGCGGCTCTGCGCCGACTGACGAATGTGTCTCCCGATCAGTGGGAGCAGGTCGCGAAGTCCAGCGGCGAAGCGCTGAGCAATCTGGGCGCGAGCCTGGCTTCGTTGAAGGAAGACAAGACCACTTTCACCGCTGAAGATCTGGCGCGAGGCACGCTGGCGTGGGACCTGGGCCGGGCAGTGGTGATCACGCGCATGAGCTACGACCTCAAGCTCCTGGACGAGAGCCAGGCGTGGGCCTTCATCGCGCGCGCTTCGGAGCATGCCCGGGCCGAGTTCTCCTCGTGGGAGCAGTGGGGCAAGAGCTACCTGTTGGGCCGCGCCATGTGGAACGGCTCCGAGGACGGAATGCTCAGTGGCCTCGCGTCCATCACCGCGGACTGCCAGGTGGCTCCGGAGGGTCCGTGGACGAAGCTCGCCTGGCAGACGGGGAGCGCGCAGGACTCAGAGCACGCCTCCACGCTCGGCACGTAA
- a CDS encoding transposase, which yields MLVDKLGGHTMAGVRQAAEAVGACGVYLPTDSPHFDPIELGWADLKRQRRQLAPRTVEDLAQAARQ from the coding sequence GTGCTGGTGGACAAGCTGGGTGGCCACACAATGGCCGGGGTGCGCCAGGCGGCCGAGGCCGTGGGAGCCTGCGGGGTGTACCTGCCCACCGACAGCCCTCATTTCGATCCCATCGAGTTGGGGTGGGCGGACCTGAAGCGACAGCGTCGTCAACTCGCGCCGCGGACCGTGGAAGACTTGGCTCAGGCAGCAAGGCAGTGA